Genomic window (Leptospira bouyouniensis):
CCCAGGGGATGCAAAAAAAATTCTTCGAAATTTTACCTTTTTTGCTCTTTTTTCGATCTCTCCTCTACGGTTTTCGTTTAAAAGAAGAGAAAATGAAGAAAAATTCCTCCCCACAAACGATCCCAACTAACGAAATATAAACATTCTGTTTGATATTCGTACACCAACTTTGTTAGTATTGTGGTGGTGTGTATAATTTAAGCAAAATTTAGCTAACGAATCGCTGACTTATGTCGGATGAACTGCAAAGCCCTGGTTTCCCGGCAAATTATCCATTTGGTACAAATATTGCTAATTAATTTAGCAGAGGCCACCCCATGTTTATCGCAGACTATAGTGCAAAGAATATCTATGATGAGATGTTTTCAAATGAAGGATTCCCACGTAAAAGTTACGATTTTGTGAAAACAAAAATGGAAAGTTTGGGAGGGATTGAATTAATCAAACGCAGTAGTTCCGCCGAACGCGCATTAATGTCACTTGGGATCACTTTTACATTGTATGGTGATGGTGGTGAACAAGAGAGGATCATGCCATTTGATGTGATTCCAAGAATTGTTCCGAGTGAAGAGTGGATAAGTATCGAAAAAGGATTAAAACAAAGAATACTTGCCCTTAATTTATTTTTGAATGACATATATAGTGAAAGAAAGATCTTAAAAGACAAAGTCATTCCTTCAGAAATCATAGATTCAAGCACTGGATATTTAAAACAGTGTATGGGTTTAAAACCACCGAAAGACATTTGGATACATATTACAGGTACTGACCTAGTAAGAGATGGCGCAGGTGCATTTCACGTACTCGAAGACAATTTACGTTGTCCTTCTGGAGTGTCATATGTTCTTGAAAATCGGGAAGTGATGAAACGAACTTTTCCTGAACTCTTTGAAAAATTAAACATACGACAGGTTTATGATTATCCTTATCATTTAAGGTCTATGTTAGAAAACCTAACAGATGTAAGTGATCCTGTGATTGCTGTTTGGACACCTGGTGTATATAATTCAGCTTATTATGAGCATAGCTTTTTAGCCCAAAAGATGGGCGTCTATTTAGTTGAAGGGACCGACTTGGTGGTCGAGAATCATAAGGTTTATATGAAAACTACAAAGGGATTACGAAAAGTCGATGTAATCTATCGTAGAATTGATGATACTTTTATGGATCCATCTAGTTTCCGAGAAGATTCTTTACTGGGAGTGAAGGGAATTTTTGAAGCATATAAAAGGGGAAATGTGGCTCTTGCAAATGCTCCTGGGACAGGAGTTGCTGATGACAAAGTAATTTACTCTTATGTTCCAAAGATCATTAAATATTACTTAGGTGAAGATCCAATCATTCCCAATGTCCCAACATATCTTTGTTCCGAAGAATCTGACTTAAAATATGTTTTGGATAATATCCATAATTTAGTTGTGAAAGCAGCTAATGGTGCAGGTGGATACGGAATGATCATTGGTCCAAAATCAACTAAACAAGAACAAGAAGATTTTAAGGAGCTAATTAAAGCGGATCCGAGAAACTATATCGCACAACCAGTGTTAAATCTTTCAACAGTTCCAACGTTGATATCTGACAAAATTGAATCCAGACATGTTGATTTACGTCCGTTCATTTTATACGGTAAAGATGTGTATGTAATGCCTGGTGGATTAACCCGTGTAGCTTTACGAAAAGGATCTTTAGTTGTGAATTCATCCCAGGGAGGCGGTTCAAAAGACACCTGGGTTTTAGGATAAGGTGTATATATGTTAAGCCGAGTTGCCGAGTCTGTTTTTTGGATGAATCGGTACATTGAAAGAGCGGAGAACTATTCCCGTTTTATCGATGTTAACCATCAGTTGTCGTTGGATTTGAATGAAGAAGTTCCAAACCAGTGGTTACCCTTAGTTCACACAACTGGGGATTATGAATTATTTGCAAAAAAATATTCAGAACCTACCCCAGTGAATGTGATTCGATTTATGACATTTGATGAAGAGAATCCTAATTCAATTTTTCAATGTTTATCGAAAGCGCGTGAAAATGCTCGAACCATTCGTGAAAATATTTCAACATCAATGTGGGAAGTTTTGAATGAGTTTTATCTCTATGTAAAAAACTATCGTAAACTCTATATGGAATCCACAGAGGAGCATGGAGATACACTCTCTATTGATCTTTCTGACTTCCTCAGTACTGTAAGGAAAAGTTGCCAAAGTTTTTACGGTTGTACTGATGCAACAATTTCACATGATGAAGTTTGGAATTTTGCATTGCTTGGTAGATTCTTGGAACGTGCAGATAAAACAACGCGTATCTTAGATATGAAATATTTTATCTTACTTCCTTCAGTACATGACATAGGATCTACTTTAGATTTATTACAATGGTTATCACTTCTAAAGTCAGCAAGTGCACATGAGATGTACAATCGAAAGTATAAAAAAATTGATCCAACAGATATTGCAGAGTTTTTAATTCTGAATGATACGTTTCCAAGATCGATTATCTTTTGTATCCAAGAAATGCAAGAAGCATTGGAAAAAATATCAGGATTAAAAGAAGGATTACCACGGAATTCCGCACAAGATGCGACAACGGTATACTTAAATCGACTACGATCTGAAAATATCAAATCCATTTTCGATAAAGGATTACACGAATATCTAGATGATATTCAAATTGAATTAAACCAAATCGGTGCAAAGATCGTAGAGCGATTTTTTACAAACTAATTATGAGCATAAGAGTAGCGCTAACACATATCACAACGTATCAATATGATAAATCAATTTCACTTTCTCCTCATGTAATTCGTTTACGACCTGCACCTCATACTAAAAATCATATTGTATCTTATTCTTTAAACATTCTTCCTGAACAAAAATTTCTGAATTGGCAACAAGATCCATTTGGTAATTACCTTGCTCGATTAGTTTTCCCCGAGAAAACAAATATATTACAAGTAGCAGTTGATTTGGTTACAGACTTAAAAGTAATCAATCCCTTTGATTTTTTTGTCGAAGA
Coding sequences:
- a CDS encoding circularly permuted type 2 ATP-grasp protein, producing the protein MFIADYSAKNIYDEMFSNEGFPRKSYDFVKTKMESLGGIELIKRSSSAERALMSLGITFTLYGDGGEQERIMPFDVIPRIVPSEEWISIEKGLKQRILALNLFLNDIYSERKILKDKVIPSEIIDSSTGYLKQCMGLKPPKDIWIHITGTDLVRDGAGAFHVLEDNLRCPSGVSYVLENREVMKRTFPELFEKLNIRQVYDYPYHLRSMLENLTDVSDPVIAVWTPGVYNSAYYEHSFLAQKMGVYLVEGTDLVVENHKVYMKTTKGLRKVDVIYRRIDDTFMDPSSFREDSLLGVKGIFEAYKRGNVALANAPGTGVADDKVIYSYVPKIIKYYLGEDPIIPNVPTYLCSEESDLKYVLDNIHNLVVKAANGAGGYGMIIGPKSTKQEQEDFKELIKADPRNYIAQPVLNLSTVPTLISDKIESRHVDLRPFILYGKDVYVMPGGLTRVALRKGSLVVNSSQGGGSKDTWVLG
- a CDS encoding alpha-E domain-containing protein, whose translation is MLSRVAESVFWMNRYIERAENYSRFIDVNHQLSLDLNEEVPNQWLPLVHTTGDYELFAKKYSEPTPVNVIRFMTFDEENPNSIFQCLSKARENARTIRENISTSMWEVLNEFYLYVKNYRKLYMESTEEHGDTLSIDLSDFLSTVRKSCQSFYGCTDATISHDEVWNFALLGRFLERADKTTRILDMKYFILLPSVHDIGSTLDLLQWLSLLKSASAHEMYNRKYKKIDPTDIAEFLILNDTFPRSIIFCIQEMQEALEKISGLKEGLPRNSAQDATTVYLNRLRSENIKSIFDKGLHEYLDDIQIELNQIGAKIVERFFTN